A genomic region of Chryseobacterium sp. KACC 21268 contains the following coding sequences:
- a CDS encoding DUF937 domain-containing protein: MGLLDLITGSTGNQVAEQAENKFGISKNQIIALLIVAAPLVISYLKKKSENADEADKLNATLDKHHDGSILNNPAQALDREQEGDSILSHIFGGEKATVENQLSQNTGISMDKIGPILAMLAPVIMGYIGQQKQANNVTSGGGLGDLLGGILGGSAQEAQASNNPLSDILGSVLGGATQSSGGGLGDILGSVLGGGQQKQSQQGGLGGLLGGLFGK; this comes from the coding sequence ATGGGTTTATTAGACCTTATTACAGGAAGTACAGGCAACCAGGTTGCAGAACAAGCTGAGAACAAATTCGGAATCAGCAAAAATCAAATCATCGCACTTTTGATAGTTGCCGCGCCGTTGGTCATCAGCTATTTGAAGAAAAAATCAGAAAACGCTGACGAAGCAGACAAACTAAATGCAACCCTCGACAAACACCACGACGGAAGCATCTTAAACAATCCTGCACAAGCACTCGACAGAGAGCAAGAAGGCGACTCCATCCTAAGTCACATCTTCGGAGGCGAAAAGGCAACCGTGGAAAACCAACTTTCTCAAAACACAGGAATTTCTATGGACAAGATTGGACCAATCTTGGCAATGTTGGCGCCCGTGATTATGGGTTACATCGGTCAGCAAAAGCAAGCTAACAACGTCACTTCTGGCGGTGGATTGGGTGATTTGCTTGGCGGAATTCTTGGCGGATCGGCTCAGGAAGCGCAGGCATCCAACAATCCTTTGAGTGACATTTTAGGAAGCGTACTCGGTGGTGCAACACAATCTTCCGGAGGAGGATTAGGCGACATTCTTGGAAGTGTTCTAGGTGGAGGTCAACAAAAACAATCTCAGCAAGGCGGACTTGGTGGATTGTTAGGCGGACTTTTCGGAAAATAA
- a CDS encoding 30S ribosomal protein THX, with amino-acid sequence MSLKSIVSENCCNLVEIKYLIIMGRGDQKSTKGKIARGSYGKSRLRKASKPVVVAEKPAKEKAEPKPKATKAKAEKPKETDEK; translated from the coding sequence ATGAGTTTAAAAAGTATCGTTTCGGAAAATTGTTGTAATTTAGTGGAAATCAAATATTTAATTATTATGGGAAGAGGAGACCAAAAATCTACCAAAGGAAAAATCGCGCGAGGAAGTTATGGAAAATCCAGACTTAGAAAAGCCTCGAAACCTGTAGTAGTGGCGGAAAAGCCAGCAAAAGAAAAAGCAGAACCAAAGCCGAAAGCAACGAAAGCGAAGGCTGAAAAACCAAAGGAAACTGACGAAAAATAA
- a CDS encoding DUF1569 domain-containing protein: MDKIEIQLQKIESLLSKIDVTNEKVSKASVGWHLEHLLLILNSSLKGLTMTNPKDYNPKFSLKKFVFLNFGLIPRGKIQAPKQFIPLEVPTQESILKLMNLAKERLKAVENLPEKSFITHPFLGDFDKKTTLRFLWLHSNHHLKIVDDILK, from the coding sequence ATGGATAAAATCGAAATACAACTTCAAAAGATAGAATCACTTTTGTCCAAAATTGATGTGACAAATGAGAAGGTTTCCAAAGCTTCGGTTGGTTGGCACCTCGAACATTTGTTGTTGATTCTAAACAGCAGTCTGAAAGGTTTGACGATGACGAATCCGAAAGATTACAATCCGAAATTTAGTTTGAAGAAATTTGTTTTCCTCAATTTTGGCTTGATTCCGAGAGGAAAGATACAAGCGCCTAAACAATTTATTCCATTAGAAGTTCCGACTCAGGAAAGTATTTTGAAACTGATGAATCTAGCAAAAGAAAGATTGAAAGCTGTGGAGAACCTTCCTGAAAAATCATTTATCACACATCCTTTTTTAGGCGATTTTGATAAGAAAACAACCTTGAGATTTTTGTGGCTTCACAGCAATCACCATTTGAAAATTGTGGATGATATTTTGAAATAG
- a CDS encoding acyltransferase — protein sequence MSILKIKRVHFHTFDSLRFLSFLLVFLHHSPIPNSHFLHYFTKSGGVGVSFFFVLSGFLITYILILEKLNNDNKVPLKKFFWRRILRIWPLYYAMVLFAFCTPYILNLLNIGYSNEGYQPNWFFTLTFLENYVMMYKNEFPNVSPLIVMWSLCIEEHFYIIWGLIFYFISLKNIPKLIIASIVLAFVSTVIYKNYNIPTSDILSNIHYFAFGAIPAYLFVFKKDFLSKIESIPSVSKYFYAVFVVVAIVVCTNIPVMPDEKYSSIFFGVLFSILILFTLGEKNVFKISDDSILAKLGKYTYGLYLFHTICINFFIKIGSNLDLNWIAITLLSFGSTLILSFLSYHLFEKQFLKLKQKDN from the coding sequence ATGAGCATTTTAAAAATAAAAAGAGTACATTTTCATACGTTTGATTCACTGAGATTCCTGTCCTTCCTGTTGGTTTTTCTGCATCATTCTCCAATTCCCAATAGTCATTTTTTGCATTACTTCACTAAGTCAGGAGGCGTAGGTGTATCGTTTTTCTTTGTTCTCAGCGGATTTTTGATCACTTACATTTTGATTCTGGAAAAACTTAATAATGATAACAAAGTTCCACTTAAAAAATTTTTCTGGCGCAGAATCCTGAGAATTTGGCCTTTGTACTATGCAATGGTTTTGTTTGCATTTTGTACGCCTTACATTCTTAATTTACTGAATATTGGCTATTCAAATGAAGGCTATCAGCCCAACTGGTTTTTCACGCTGACCTTTCTGGAGAACTACGTGATGATGTACAAAAATGAATTTCCAAATGTTTCCCCATTAATTGTTATGTGGTCTTTGTGCATTGAAGAACATTTTTACATTATCTGGGGATTGATATTTTACTTCATATCCTTGAAAAACATACCCAAATTGATTATTGCAAGTATTGTTTTGGCATTTGTGTCCACAGTTATTTATAAGAACTACAATATCCCGACGAGCGATATCCTTTCGAATATCCATTATTTTGCTTTCGGGGCGATTCCGGCTTATCTATTTGTTTTCAAAAAAGACTTCTTATCTAAAATTGAGAGCATCCCAAGCGTCTCCAAATATTTTTATGCTGTTTTCGTAGTCGTAGCTATTGTCGTTTGTACTAATATTCCTGTAATGCCTGATGAGAAATACAGTTCTATCTTCTTTGGGGTACTTTTTTCTATTTTAATTCTCTTTACGCTGGGAGAAAAAAATGTTTTCAAAATCTCTGATGACAGCATTCTGGCAAAACTGGGAAAGTACACCTATGGTTTGTATCTTTTCCATACAATCTGTATCAATTTTTTTATTAAAATTGGATCAAATCTTGATTTAAATTGGATAGCAATTACACTTTTGTCCTTTGGTTCCACACTTATCCTATCTTTCCTATCCTATCATCTTTTTGAAAAGCAGTTTTTAAAGTTAAAACAAAAAGACAATTAG
- a CDS encoding LLM class flavin-dependent oxidoreductase codes for MELGIGMFGDVSLDTKTGKYRDASVKLNEILDQVKLMDEVGLDVFAMGEHHREDYAVSSPEILLASAASITKNIKLASGVTVLSSSEPVKVYQNFSTIDLISRGRAEIFVGRGSFIESFPLFGYDLSDYNQLFEEKLDLLLKINSEENVSWAGKLRAPMENQAVYPRAYNGGKLPIWIAVGGTPESVLRAAKLGLPLIVAIIGGMPRQFKNLIDFYKQEYLKAGHDESKMQIAIHSHSFVSDDQKDIDQYFFNYKSQMDRIGRSRGWAPYTKDQYEGGRSKDGALFIGSPNEVADKIAEMKELFGLTRFIGHMDVGDPAHDVMMKSIELFGEKVAPVVR; via the coding sequence ATGGAATTAGGAATAGGAATGTTCGGAGATGTTTCTTTGGACACAAAAACCGGAAAATATAGAGACGCAAGCGTAAAATTAAACGAAATCTTAGATCAGGTAAAACTGATGGATGAGGTTGGACTTGATGTTTTCGCAATGGGCGAACATCACAGAGAAGATTATGCGGTATCGTCTCCAGAAATCTTGTTGGCATCTGCGGCAAGTATCACGAAAAACATCAAATTGGCAAGCGGCGTAACGGTTTTGAGTTCATCGGAACCTGTGAAAGTTTATCAGAACTTTTCCACCATCGATTTGATTTCCAGAGGGCGTGCTGAGATTTTCGTTGGAAGAGGAAGCTTCATCGAATCTTTCCCTTTGTTTGGTTATGATTTATCAGATTACAATCAGCTTTTTGAAGAGAAATTGGACTTATTATTGAAAATCAATAGTGAAGAAAATGTGAGCTGGGCTGGAAAACTTCGTGCGCCGATGGAAAATCAAGCTGTTTATCCAAGAGCTTACAACGGAGGCAAATTGCCAATCTGGATTGCAGTTGGCGGAACGCCGGAATCTGTTTTGAGAGCCGCGAAACTTGGTCTACCATTAATTGTTGCCATCATCGGCGGAATGCCAAGACAATTCAAAAACTTGATTGATTTTTACAAACAAGAATATCTGAAAGCGGGACACGACGAAAGCAAAATGCAGATCGCCATCCATTCTCACTCTTTTGTGAGTGACGACCAAAAGGATATCGACCAATATTTTTTCAATTACAAATCTCAGATGGACAGAATCGGCAGAAGCCGTGGATGGGCGCCATACACCAAAGACCAATACGAAGGCGGACGAAGCAAAGATGGCGCACTCTTCATCGGAAGTCCAAATGAAGTAGCCGATAAGATAGCGGAAATGAAAGAATTATTTGGCTTGACGAGATTCATCGGACATATGGATGTGGGCGATCCTGCACACGATGTGATGATGAAATCGATAGAACTATTTGGTGAGAAAGTAGCGCCAGTAGTGAGATAA
- a CDS encoding ComEC/Rec2 family competence protein: MNKQPLLILVICLILGILFQEYLILSKLTVFSLLVFSSVLLISILIKSSFFQKAKHYFLGFFFFSIGIFIHFQNSHKLAIPTLKEKENIVFQLSKKLNSNEKNRRYFVEILAIPSNEIKDFSPIKTVLSIPKEQEQLDFEHFYNAEVYIHQPEKINNDFQFDYRKYLARQDVYLQAYLPNDILKTAKTEVSFSDNIRQKRLEILNKINQTPLSPKIQEFLKGIILSDRTEMDKETVNDFNQTGLVHLLAISGSHMVIIFWMTLFVLNQIIPVKFRKLSIILSLALIWAFAIFIDYGSSVMRSCLMISCYYVMVLLQRKSDLLHSLALSAFILLIVDSNQFFDVGFQLSYVAVLGIWWLSEPIKKLFRKPRYWLEDFIYSITAMTFSAQIATLPLAIYYFHQFSLVSIFANLLIIPLSEIIIISSLLMVIAIAFGMKYLLMFQIFDAFILYVLKAIHWFSSFESLMNKDIPLNILEVGALLLGIYFLKFLIKDFFNLKHLLRFSFCLLLFFGLRIGFNYYNFDKEEVLVHHFYKEKIISIKKKSQIVFWLKENKNEEKIKDFVINPYLVSRRISDYDIKYYPEDSEAFVFEGNKFELK, from the coding sequence ATGAACAAACAACCTTTGCTCATTTTAGTAATCTGTCTCATACTTGGAATTCTCTTTCAGGAGTATTTGATTTTGAGTAAATTAACTGTTTTTAGTTTGTTGGTTTTCTCCAGTGTTTTATTAATTTCAATCCTCATCAAATCTTCATTTTTCCAGAAAGCAAAACACTACTTCTTAGGTTTTTTCTTTTTTTCGATTGGAATTTTTATCCATTTTCAAAATTCTCACAAGCTAGCAATTCCAACTTTAAAAGAAAAAGAAAACATTGTTTTCCAACTCAGCAAGAAGCTGAATTCCAATGAAAAAAACAGACGTTATTTTGTTGAAATCTTAGCAATTCCTTCAAATGAAATAAAAGATTTCTCTCCAATCAAAACAGTTCTCAGCATTCCAAAAGAACAGGAACAGTTGGATTTTGAGCATTTTTATAATGCCGAAGTTTACATTCATCAGCCGGAAAAAATCAACAATGATTTTCAGTTTGATTACAGAAAATATCTCGCAAGACAAGACGTTTATCTGCAAGCTTATTTGCCAAATGACATTCTGAAAACTGCAAAAACCGAAGTTTCTTTTTCTGATAATATTCGGCAAAAGCGTCTTGAGATTCTCAACAAAATCAATCAAACGCCACTTTCTCCAAAGATTCAGGAATTTTTGAAAGGCATTATTTTGTCGGACAGAACCGAGATGGACAAAGAAACGGTTAACGATTTCAATCAAACTGGCTTGGTGCATTTGTTGGCGATTTCTGGGTCGCATATGGTGATTATTTTTTGGATGACGCTGTTTGTTTTGAATCAAATTATTCCAGTCAAGTTTCGGAAGCTTTCAATTATTCTAAGTCTAGCTTTGATTTGGGCTTTTGCTATTTTTATTGATTACGGAAGCTCTGTGATGCGGAGTTGTTTGATGATTTCGTGTTATTATGTGATGGTTTTGTTGCAACGGAAGTCGGATTTGTTGCATTCTCTGGCGTTGTCGGCGTTCATTCTTTTGATAGTAGATTCCAATCAGTTTTTTGATGTCGGGTTTCAATTGAGTTATGTCGCGGTTTTGGGAATTTGGTGGTTATCTGAACCGATTAAAAAACTATTTCGGAAACCAAGATATTGGCTGGAAGATTTCATTTACAGCATCACAGCGATGACTTTTTCTGCGCAGATTGCGACTTTGCCATTGGCCATTTATTATTTTCATCAATTTTCGTTGGTGTCCATTTTTGCGAATTTGCTCATCATTCCACTTTCCGAAATTATCATTATTTCATCATTATTAATGGTAATTGCCATCGCTTTTGGAATGAAATATCTCTTAATGTTTCAGATTTTCGATGCGTTTATCCTTTATGTTTTGAAAGCCATTCACTGGTTTTCCAGCTTTGAATCGTTGATGAATAAAGATATTCCGTTAAATATTTTGGAAGTCGGTGCTTTACTTTTGGGAATTTATTTCTTGAAATTCTTAATCAAAGACTTCTTTAATTTGAAACATTTGCTTCGATTCAGTTTTTGTCTTCTGTTGTTTTTCGGATTGAGAATCGGTTTTAATTATTATAATTTTGATAAAGAAGAAGTTCTTGTTCACCATTTTTATAAAGAAAAAATCATCAGCATTAAAAAGAAAAGTCAAATTGTTTTCTGGCTTAAGGAAAATAAAAATGAAGAGAAAATTAAAGATTTTGTCATCAATCCTTATTTGGTTTCCAGACGCATTTCCGATTACGATATCAAATACTATCCTGAAGATTCTGAAGCTTTTGTGTTTGAAGGTAATAAATTTGAGTTAAAATAG
- a CDS encoding patatin-like phospholipase family protein, which yields MKKITILSLDGGGIRGIISCIILRYLEELLQQKDHPDAKLGDYFDMIAGSSTGGILASVLLFPDENKKARYSIKKAFELYTEKGEDIFNVSLWESLVNPFGLFGEKISQDSLERQLKDFFGDLELKDFIKPSLITSYDIENRKAKLLNTVNAQQSQQNFLVKDVCRATSAAPTYFAPVQIKSKYEQFFSLIDGGMFANNPALCAYAEARKMPFAKILQNPFKPNYPSVNDMILVSIGTGTEMKSYPLRKYKNVGKLAWVSPIIDILLSANAETVDYQLDQMFMTLGKRNQKNYYRINPSLKTASPEMDNVKKKNLEALIQAGLCYVEENDELLNQIADKLIKNKI from the coding sequence ATGAAAAAGATAACCATACTTTCTTTGGATGGCGGTGGAATCAGAGGGATTATTTCCTGCATCATACTTCGCTATCTGGAAGAACTTCTACAACAAAAGGATCATCCGGATGCAAAACTCGGAGATTACTTTGATATGATCGCGGGAAGCAGTACGGGAGGGATTCTCGCCTCTGTTTTACTATTTCCAGACGAAAACAAAAAAGCCAGATATTCTATCAAAAAAGCATTTGAACTTTATACCGAAAAAGGCGAAGATATTTTCAATGTGTCACTTTGGGAAAGTCTTGTGAATCCGTTTGGATTATTTGGCGAAAAGATTTCTCAGGATAGTCTGGAAAGACAGCTCAAAGATTTTTTCGGCGATCTGGAACTCAAAGATTTTATCAAACCATCACTCATCACCAGCTATGATATTGAAAACAGAAAGGCAAAATTGCTCAATACAGTCAATGCGCAACAAAGTCAGCAGAATTTTCTGGTCAAGGATGTTTGTAGGGCAACTTCTGCGGCACCAACTTACTTCGCACCGGTTCAAATCAAATCAAAATACGAACAGTTTTTCAGTCTCATAGATGGTGGAATGTTTGCGAATAATCCTGCTTTGTGCGCATATGCTGAAGCAAGGAAAATGCCCTTTGCAAAGATCCTTCAAAACCCCTTCAAACCAAATTACCCAAGTGTGAATGATATGATACTTGTCTCAATTGGAACCGGAACAGAAATGAAAAGCTATCCACTTAGGAAATATAAAAACGTTGGGAAATTGGCTTGGGTAAGTCCAATTATAGATATTCTGCTGTCTGCCAACGCCGAGACGGTGGATTACCAGCTGGACCAAATGTTTATGACTCTTGGGAAACGAAATCAGAAGAATTATTACAGAATCAATCCTTCCCTCAAAACCGCTTCTCCGGAAATGGATAATGTAAAAAAGAAAAACCTGGAAGCCCTTATACAAGCCGGTTTGTGCTACGTGGAAGAGAACGATGAATTGCTGAATCAGATTGCTGATAAATTAATTAAGAATAAAATTTAA
- the lpxB gene encoding lipid-A-disaccharide synthase: MKYYIIAGEASGDLHASNLMKAIKQKDQNADFRFWGGDLMQKQGGTMVKHYRDLAFMGFLEVVQNLGTILNNIKICKKDIQEYKPDMLILVDYPGFNLRIAKFAKDLGIKVVYYISPQLWAWKEGRVETIRKYVDEMLVILPFEKDFYKKHDIETHFVGHPLLDAIEGLQSVDIQKFKSENNLNEKEIIALLPGSRKQEVTKMLELMLSVRSHFADYQFVIAGAPSLEKDFYEQFVDADVHFVSNKTYDLLRCSKGALVTSGTATLETALLNIPEVVCYRGSRISYEIGKRLIKNIKYISLVNLIMDKEVVTELIQNELNTTNLVKELNKILKTEKREQVLNDYEILRSKLGGSGASNNASEIIVNLK, translated from the coding sequence TTGAAATATTACATTATTGCAGGCGAGGCTTCCGGCGATTTGCACGCCTCCAACCTGATGAAGGCCATCAAACAAAAAGACCAGAACGCAGATTTCCGTTTTTGGGGTGGCGATTTGATGCAGAAGCAAGGCGGAACAATGGTCAAACATTACCGTGACCTTGCGTTTATGGGTTTTCTGGAAGTGGTTCAAAATCTGGGGACCATTCTCAATAATATCAAAATTTGCAAGAAAGATATTCAGGAATACAAACCCGATATGTTGATTTTGGTGGATTATCCAGGTTTCAATTTGAGGATTGCGAAGTTTGCGAAAGATTTGGGAATCAAAGTGGTTTATTATATTTCGCCACAACTTTGGGCTTGGAAGGAAGGTCGCGTGGAAACCATCCGGAAATATGTGGACGAAATGCTTGTCATTCTCCCATTCGAAAAGGATTTTTACAAGAAACACGACATCGAAACACATTTTGTAGGTCATCCGTTGCTAGATGCGATTGAAGGCTTGCAATCTGTTGATATTCAAAAATTTAAATCAGAAAATAACCTTAACGAAAAAGAAATCATCGCCCTTTTGCCTGGCTCGCGGAAGCAGGAAGTTACAAAAATGCTGGAATTGATGTTGTCTGTAAGAAGTCATTTCGCTGATTATCAGTTCGTCATAGCTGGTGCGCCGAGCTTGGAGAAAGATTTCTACGAGCAGTTTGTAGATGCTGATGTTCATTTCGTTTCCAACAAAACTTACGATTTGTTGAGATGTTCCAAAGGCGCTTTGGTAACGTCCGGAACCGCAACCTTGGAGACGGCTTTGCTAAATATTCCAGAAGTCGTTTGCTACAGAGGAAGCCGAATTTCCTACGAAATTGGAAAACGGCTCATCAAAAATATCAAATACATTTCGCTCGTCAATTTGATTATGGACAAAGAAGTGGTCACGGAATTGATTCAAAATGAATTGAATACGACTAACTTGGTCAAAGAACTCAATAAAATCCTCAAGACAGAAAAACGCGAACAAGTGTTGAATGACTACGAGATTTTACGTTCAAAATTAGGCGGAAGTGGCGCGAGCAATAACGCATCGGAAATCATCGTAAACTTGAAATAA
- a CDS encoding DUF2480 family protein codes for MSEEFEIKNKVANSGLVNFDITDLYPKGKRLGIDIKDFLWEGMILKEKDFREKIANIDAEVYRDAYVYIYCSEDVIIPLWAYFLITSKVTDPAKKVVFGNREDLEVLLMHNAIQTYDFSELRDKRVLVKGCSDESIPNNAYVELVEQLKPLVKSLMFGEACSNVPIFKN; via the coding sequence ATGTCAGAAGAATTTGAAATTAAGAATAAGGTTGCAAATAGCGGATTGGTGAATTTTGATATTACCGACCTGTATCCGAAGGGGAAAAGATTGGGAATCGACATCAAGGATTTCCTTTGGGAAGGGATGATTTTGAAGGAAAAAGACTTCCGTGAAAAAATTGCGAACATCGATGCAGAGGTTTATAGAGATGCTTATGTTTACATCTATTGCTCTGAGGATGTGATTATTCCGTTGTGGGCATATTTTCTAATTACGTCCAAAGTTACAGACCCTGCGAAAAAAGTGGTTTTTGGAAACCGTGAGGATTTGGAAGTTTTGCTAATGCACAATGCGATTCAAACCTACGATTTCTCCGAACTGAGAGACAAACGTGTTCTGGTAAAGGGTTGTAGCGACGAATCGATTCCAAACAATGCGTACGTGGAATTGGTGGAACAACTGAAACCGCTGGTGAAATCTTTGATGTTTGGGGAAGCTTGTAGTAATGTTCCGATTTTCAAAAATTAA